The Canis lupus familiaris isolate Mischka breed German Shepherd chromosome 7, alternate assembly UU_Cfam_GSD_1.0, whole genome shotgun sequence nucleotide sequence GTCACAGCCCCGGCCTTCGAGTCTGGGCCGGCCCTGAGGGAGAAGCTGGAGGCGGCCAGGGCTTGGCGACGGAGCGGGACCTATACGCTGGCCTGGAGCACGGGCTGGCTGGTGGGACAGTCCCCAAACGCTCCGGCCTTCTGTCCTGGGCACGGCATCTCTCCCGCCAGGCTGGCGGCAGGTGCCCACTGCCCATCGGAGGCTGAGAGCCAGGAGCTGAATTTCCCACCAGGGTGCTCCGAGGGCCCCAGGGTGGAGCCAGGCTGCCCAGCAGGTGTCGGGGGGggaaggggtgcagggggggCAGGGTCGTGGCGGGAGTCGGAGCCCCGGCGGCTGCTGCGAGTCCAGGAAGAGCCTGGGCGGCGGCCGAAGTGCCAACGCCTGTGGCCGCAGCAGGTGCCCGGCTCTGTTGCACTCCGGGGCCCAGAGCTCCAGCCACAGCCCCTGCGGGCGGAAGAAGCCGTCCTGCCCCTCTGTCCTGTGTCCTGGGGGGCCGTCCTCAGCACCCCTGCCGCTGCCCGAACAGCCGGGCGAGCAGGTGAGGGCAGGCTGCCAACCCCTCGCCACGAGCTGCCCGGTCCGCCGGCCTGGCTCCGAGGAGTACGAGGTGGTTGGTGGGGCCCGGGGCctctggagggaggcaggtgggaccGCGCCTGGGCCCGGGCACCTTCTCCACGAGAACCACGGCTGGGCGCTGGGGCTGAGGCGGCACGGCCACCCCGTCGGGGTGACGGTCCCACGGGAGCTCTGAGATTCAGCTTCCCTGTGGAGGGAAGGGGCTCCGAGGGGGCTGCGGGAGCACCACGCTTGCTCACGACCAGAGGACTGAGATGCCCTTGAACTGGGGTCCAAGGTCAGTTCCTGCccctgcagacacacacacacacacacacacacacacacacacacacacacatgctatcGCTCAGACACTTGTCCTTACACACAGACACTCGTACGCTCAGCCTCGGTCTCCTAGTCTAGTTGATATTCTTGGTCCACCCCATGGGGCCTCGGGGAAGGGAAAGCCCAGCTCCCagtcccccctgcccccggccaccctttgccccctccctccaGTGGTGGGTTTATGGAGTTATCTCCTCACTTGCTACTCGCGGGGGAGATGGAATGCTGGCCCGCCAACCTCACGTTTGCGCTATCTGCATCCTGACTTCTTATCAGGTTTCTGCTTGTCTTCCAGGGGACCTGTCAAGGGGTCCCGTCTGCTGGATATCAGAGCACAGGCTGGGGACCCCTCGGCCTGGCGTTTGTCAGTGGGGCAGGCTGGGGGGCAGGCCCTGGCGCTTGGCAGGAGGCCTGGACTGGCCTGGGCCGGCTGGGCCCCAGGCTGGTGACAGTGGGCTCTGAGGGAGGCGTGGACATGGCCAGATGCCCGCCAAGGCTGAGGCCATCCCCACTGGGCTGCGACCTGCTGCCCCCCGGGGACTGGCATTATGGGGGGGCCGCGATGATGGACAGAAGGACCTGGAGGTGTTTCTTCACCAGCTAGTGTTTCTTTTTGGACTTCCTCGCCAGTCTTCAGAGGAGTGGAGCCCTCAGAATAAACAGCTGGTGATAAAATCTAATTTCAGCCAAATATCTGGGGAATTTATGGATTGGatcctacctctccctctgtgccccagggTGACAGCTGAGACTCTGGGGTCAtactccctccccctcctccaccccaggagGCCCAGAGGGCTTTCTGACTGGGTGGGGAGATGCAGGACAGGTGGCCAAGCCCCACTCACGGGCTGCTGCGGGGAGCTTCCCGGGCATACAGGGAAAGGAGAACAttgagggggaggtgggaggtggctCCGGAATGAAATCACCAGTAGCCGCTTTACAAGCGTCCTTGAGACTCTGCCCTTGCTGGGACCAAGCCAGGTTCTTGGAGCAAATTCCAACTCCTGACCTGCGGCGCCCCATGCCCCCTGAGGCGTACACACTGGCCTCCCCTATCCTTCACTGTGGGACCCAGCTGGGGATTCCTGTTCCGCCTCGCTCACCTGCTCCCACCCGAGTtatccttctccttcccctgatCTTTTGCACAGTCCCTGCCCTCTACGGGAACGCTCTTGGTCCAGGCCCCGCAGGACGCTGAGCTGGGTCTGGCTTTGGAGTCGCCCCTTGTGCTGCCTCAAGGGACCCCCTTCTTGGCCTGGGTCCTCCAACTGTCGGGACTAAAGGGAGCCCCAGAACAACCCCCATCGGGGGCCTTCATAGTGCTCCATGGCCAGGGGCCCCCGCAGAGGTCCACGGGGCTCCTATGTACCCCTTCAGCCTGTGCCGTTTGCTCTTATTGCTGGAATTTGTTTTGCTTCCAATTAGAATTTGGTTTGAACAAAGGGGTGAAGagctttttttaaatggacaattTGTCTAACCCCGATTCTTGCAGAGGAGAGCTGGCCTGGAGCGGGTCAGGATAAAGATGAGCATAGAAGGCAGGATTTGGTGGGGCCTCTCACCGTTCTACCCAGGGGTGTCGGTCACACTGCCGGGCCTGGGCACGGCACCCCGGGCACCAGGACATGGCCCAGCGTGTGCACGGCACCTCCTGGAGTTGTGCCAGGTGGCACTTACCTGTGCTCCATCTTGGCTCTGCACCATCCACCTTTCAGGCGGTCTCCTCCCTGGGGACTTCCGTGACCACCCTCAGCCCCAGGACACACTCTGAACGGGGCATGGTGTTTAGGGCACCACGATCTCAGTTTTCAGACAGATTTCTGTGGATTCCATTCTGTTCCGTGGGGGTTGGCAAACATTTCTGGAAAGGGGTTGATAGtagatattttaggttttgcaggccaCGCAATGTTCTGttgcatattctttattttacaaccctttcagcttttttaaaaagaggcgggaggcaggagggttgggtgggggtgggggacggcAGATTTGGCCTGGGGGCCGTGGTTTGCatacccccccctcccccccccgcctaCATACCTGTCCAACAGAGCTCCTTTTGGTTCTTATATccattgcttctttgcttttgtAAGATTGCTCTTTCTTGTGAgcgaatgagtgaatgaatgaaaacaaagaaccAATGGACAAGTGCTTATCCCATCCTCACCTGTTGGAATCCATTCCCCGGGAATCCTTCTTCCTGGGCccagctggggctggggaaggCCTTCCACCTTTCCCACCTTGATGATTGCTTTGTGCCTCCAggtgctgcccccccccccgaccgCCACCATGCCTGAAGTGTAAGtagcgccgcccccgccccgtcgGCCAAGCCCTTTGCCGCAGATTTTGGCCCCAGAGGGGAGGCACCTTCAGCTCAGCCCCCAGGAAGCCAGGTTCTAGAACAGGAACAGTCCTGAGACACCACGTGTCCTAGACTTTGAGCAGAACCCACGTCTAGGTTGCCTGGGGAAGACCTCTGGGTGTCTCTGGGCGGCTCAGGTGGCTTGCCTGTGTGCTGGGCCTCGATGTGACTTTGGCCCAGCAGATGAACATGGCTTTGGGAGTTTGCCCACGAGGCCAGGGTTGGAAGCTTTCACATGCTGGAACCCCGAGGTGAGGCTTCCCTgagcgcccccctcccccagctgacGGGCCGCAGCTCCCCGCAAGACCTCCAGTAGTCTCGAGGCCCCCTGGACTTTCATTCTGTCCTGCTGGCACTCTTGAGCTGGTCCCCTTGCCCGATGCCTCATTTCCTtctgctgtgtgcctggcaccaCTCCGCCCCTGTCCGAGCTCGTCTACGTGGTTCTGCTGTTGCAAATGTGATACGAATTGCTCACGCTCTGTCTTTTGCTCTCTCCTGTCCTTCCTGTGATGGATCCCTAAAGCGAGGTAAGTGAGATCTGGGGTATGTCTTTCCTGGTTAGGTCTTCAGACTGGTGAAGGTGGGGtgaggcgggtggggggggtgtcCAGGGGCCGAGCATATTCGCCAGAGAATACAAATGTCGAGTGAAGATTCCGGGCAGGGGCTTCCGTGGGCACGGCCTCACCACAAGGTCATCCGGGGTTAGGGCTACAGCACGGCCGGTGTGACTCTGCATCCTTGCTGAGCGCTGGGCACGTTCCTCCTCATTTGCTCCGATCACTTGTCCAGCCTTGAGGGACCATCTGGGGTTTTTCTTGCAGAGCCAATCCTGTGCCAAGCCAGAGCAACAAGGGATTGTTGAAAGAAGGGGGTTCTTCTACCCGCTGCCCAGTGACCAAACGTTGAGAGAGGAGCAAAGAGGTGTCCTCACACTCCCCTCAGGTCTCAGATAATTCTGACCCTTCGACAACCCAGATTTATTCGGGTTACTGAGAGCAGAGCCTCTGCACCCCCCGGGCTGAGGAGCTGCAGGGACAGGGCTGTGGACTCTGAACTGGCAAGGGTGGGAATTAGCAGCCGTGGTGGACGGGGACCGGCACAGGGATTCCCAGTTACAATAGAACGCCCCACTTTTCCATAGTCCTGTGAATTTCTCAGTAGGAAAATGAGTGGCCACTGATGGGTAGTCACACGAGGTGGCCTCTGAGCTCACCGAGCAGTGAGGAAACGACATTGCCACGGGTGGGCGACGGGGCGTCCCCAGTGACAGGCAGTGATTCTGGAGGCAGGCCGTTTCTCCAGCAAGCACGCTGGGCTGATGTAGCCCGGACCTCACTTTGGGAGGCGGAAGGACGAAGCAACCACCCTGAAGAGTCGGATTGGGAATCCCACATTCCGTGCCTACAACATGAAGCCCATTCATTCCCCCCTTTCCTCCCTTAAAGGCCATTGGCTTCTGCTTTCACACTAGAGTAGCCACCGGGGTGAGGCCCCTGCACGCCACGTCCCCAAGGTGGCTGCTCGCTGGCCGCCACCAAAGTGCCAGCCTTGGGTCCCAAAGAGCGACGGGTGCTCAGAAGGCCTCCCAGTCTCGCGGGTGAGGGGGTGAGCACCCTCCCTATCCTCTCCCCTGAGGGGACATGGCTGCGCCTGTCTAGTTGGCTGGAATATGTcggggatttttattttatttatttatttatgtatttatttatgtatttatgtatttatgtatttatgtatttatttatttatttatttatttattttgccggGGATTTTTTagtaggaagagaaaacaatgtttttttccccttttttaattaaaaaaaatttttttatgagagttcaatttgccaacacatcgCATAACACCCCGTGCTCCTTCCGCCAAgtgccccttcagtgcccgtcacccagtcaccccgaaccctgcccacctccccttccaccaccccttatttgtttcccagagttaggagcctctcatgttttgtcagcctcactgatattttcactcattttcgagagaaaacaatgttttttgtttttttttgaaaacaatgtttttaaaccTGAGAAAGAGTAATATGGATGGTGtcgatgttaaaaaaaaaaagaaagaaagttgcgAAGCCTAAAAGGATAAACTTCTTCGTGTATGAAATTCAGGGCTTCTGTGCAAGGCGGGTCACCCAGGTGCTGGCTGCGACTGCCAGGCGCTAACCGTGCCTCCCAAAGCGTTTTCGCGTCCGTGATGTCACATGATGTCATTCTGTGTGTAGGAACTCCGGGAACTGAGGACGGTGGGTGGCAACATCATCCTTGTTTATGGACGAGGAAGGGAGGCGCCCATAGAAGTCATGTGACCCAcactggacccccccccccccccccagcactaGAACCAGGATTGAAAAGTGAGGGCCTCAGCCTCTAGGTCAAGGTCAAGGTCGCCGACTCCAGCAGCATCCCCCGAAGTTGAGGGGGTAAATCACAAAGACGAGGGGCCCTTGAGGGGACCCTGTGGCGAGGGTTCTGGGTAGTGATGGTGAACTGGGCGGGCATGCGTGCTGGCCTCCACCAGATTTCCAGGTGTGCAGCCTCTCCCTCACCACCTGTCTCTCCCCTTCTCACCCACAGAGAAAGCCCAAGATCACGGCCTCCCGGAAACTCCTGCTGAAGGTGAGGCCTTGTGCTGGCTCTGAGGGGACATCCAGGGGGAGACTTAGGGGGGGTGCGGAGCAGTCTGTGGGGGTGCGGAGGCTTGGGGGAAGGTGAAGAGGAAGGAGGCcacagcaggagaaggagggggaaaggggagggggaggcagagggaggctggcCTCACCTGGAGCCAGGTGGTCAGTAAGCGGGAGCCTGAAGCTGGAGCCCCGGCTCCTGCCCAGGTACTCGGGTGGAGGCAGCAACCAGCTTCAGGGGCCAATCCACTGGTGAAAGCCAGAGGGCCTTGCTTTATTTTGGCGAGAGTTTCTCTCTTTGGGGCTCCGTGGGCCCAAACAGGCCAGGAGTGGGTAAGAGAAAGACTGTGAGGGTGAGCAGGCCCCCGGGCCCAGCGGTGCTATGTGTGGGCGCCCCGTGTTTGCTCTCCCGCGGCCCTGCCTGGCCACCGCCCCTCTCACCCTGCGACCGTCTCATCCGCTggctcctgggcagcctggcCTGGGCCCCAACCAGTATGACCAGTACAGGAACACGCTGCTTGTAGAGCCAGAGGCAAGGCCGGTGCCAGCCTGGGGTCCTCCTTGCCGCCTGCGTGATGCTGGGTGGGGACCCGAGGGCCCTGGGCCCCTGGCTCAGCAGGCTCTGTCCCacccagagcctgatgctggcCAAGGCCAAGGAGTGCTGGGAGCAGGAGCACGAGGAGCGGGAGGCTGAGAAGGCCCGCTACCTGGCCGAGCGCATCCCCACGCTGCAGACCCGCGGCCTGTCCCTCAGCGCCCTGCAGGTGAGTCTGCGGGGCTGACAccagggccccggggtgggggtggggtgggggggagcaggagCCTGTGCTAACAAGTGGCTCATCCCCATCTCAGGGCCCCTGGAGGCGGTGCTGGGGGATCCCATTTCACAAGGGCAGGAAGGGAGCCTTAGGACTTGTCCGTCTTTCCCCTTCCAAATCGGTTTTTAATGTCTGTAAACCCCCGATAACTGTTCAAGTGCCGCCGACTGTGGAGAAAAGAGACTGGAAGGAAATGCACCGAAATGTCACCAATGGTCACCTCCCCCTGCCGGCATCACTCATAgcctgtattttattctttttgtttagtGCATAGCTTTCACACTTGCTACAATTCACTTATGTCATTTTTATTGCAAGAAAACTGCGTGAAGAAAACCGTGACATTTCGGGGAAGGGAAACAAAGGGCTTACCCCGGGAGCTATCAGCAGCCGTGCACCCCAGGGGTCCAGAATGCAGACCTTGCAAGGGCGCTGGCCATGGAGGCAGGAAAGCGCTGCTGGTCCCGATGGGGCGGACCCTCCCCTCTTTCTGTCCTTGTCTGATCGACCTCTGCTTCCCCCAGGACCTGTGCCGGGACCTGCACGCCAAGGTGGAGGTGGTGGATGAGGAGAGATATGACATTGAGGCCAAATGCCTGCACAACACCAGGGAGGTGAGCTCGCCGGACGGGAGGGGCTGGCGccggctggggcgggggcgcagggggccgTGGGGGGGATCACGGCACTGACGCTGCCACCCGGGCTAGGGCCCCGTCCTTCTGCAGGGTTTGGCAAGTGGCCACTTGGGAAGCTCTGGGTCCCCCACTCCAGCCcccaggggcaggaagaggaTAATCACACAGCTGAGAAGCACGCACTTGCCCCCGGCCTGACCCACGGGCTCCTCAGTCGCAGGGGAGCTGCCGCCCTTGTTGGCCCACACACTCACGCGCTAGTGACAACTTCCCTTTGTCCCTGGCTTTCATGTCCTTGCCCCTTTGATCCTCCCTCCACGCCTATGGATGATGCAGCGCTGTCATCTGCACCTTACAAAGGAGGGCGCTGGGGTTCAAAGGCTGAGAACGTCGGTCCGGGTCACCCAGTGGTGGCTGCGGCCCCCGGTGTGGGCTGCGGGGCGTGGGGTGTGCGCTCTGTCCCCCTGCCGCTCGAGGGGGCTGTGCCTGGTACTTGTTCaagcagcaggagggggagggcagatcAGAGAgagcttttccttccttcccctttctcccagCACCGACAATGATTTGGGGCGTCACCAATCTCCCCAGGATTCTGTCCAGAGATAGCACCCCGGAACTCCCCGCAGGGCCTAGTGCCTGGGGGCTCATCCACGCTACTAGACCCACGCCCTCCGTGAACTGCTGTGCGGGCTCACGGGGAGGAACTAGCTAGAGGCAGGAATGGGGCCGTAGGACCGGGAGGAAGCGGCCCACACCCAGCCCCGGCTTCTGAACCAGACTTGTGCTGAGTTGGTGGAGCTGCCCGTCTATTCACGTGACCATGACAGGCATGGCTGATGGGCTCCATCTGTCCATTTACTCATtcgctcattttttttttaaagattttatttattcatgagagacacagagagaggcagagacacaggcagagggagaagcaggctccatccagggagcctgacgtgggactcgatcccgggactccaggatcacgccctgggctgaaggcggctctaaaccgctgagccccccgggctgccccatttgttcatttttaaaaagatatttattcatttgagagagagcttgcgagcgagcgagcacaagcagggggaggggcagagggagagcaggttccccgctgagcagggagcctgacaccgggctcgatcccaggaccctgggatcatgacctgagcccaaggcctgGCCGTCTGagccccacccctaccccccacgcCCCAACTCACTCATTCATCAACAAGCACGTCGTCGTGGGTATTCCAGAAGTGAAGGGCGGGTCTGAGTGTCGCGGAGGGCCTGGCCGGGAAGCTGGCGAGGTCGGGGTGTAGCTTTGGCTGAACTCTAGAGGTCCGAGACCCTCAGG carries:
- the TNNI1 gene encoding troponin I, slow skeletal muscle isoform X1, translating into MNMALGVCPRGQGWKLSHAGTPSERKPKITASRKLLLKSLMLAKAKECWEQEHEEREAEKARYLAERIPTLQTRGLSLSALQDLCRDLHAKVEVVDEERYDIEAKCLHNTREIKDLKLKVLDLRGKFKRPPLRRVRVSADAMLRALLGSKHKVSMDLRANLKSVKKEDTEKERPVEVGDWRKNVEAMSGMEGRKKMFDAAKSPTSQ